A genomic stretch from Telopea speciosissima isolate NSW1024214 ecotype Mountain lineage chromosome 7, Tspe_v1, whole genome shotgun sequence includes:
- the LOC122669806 gene encoding cytochrome P450 CYP82D47-like: MEDLLLQSQSILAIVALIFLYHLWRGTRSITHKPQAPEPSGALPIIGHLHLLMGQVPLARTLGDIADKYGQAVTLRLGVHKALLISGREVIKECFTTHDKILATRPAVAAGKYLGYNYAVFGFAPQGPYWRELKKISSIELLSKTRLEMLKHVRTKEVNTCIKELYSYWVLKNKDGGPVIVEMNKWFRHLTFNTITKLISGKRFFGTVDVGGDDDDDEARRFEKGLEELARLTVIFVVSDALPYLEWMDLQGHLKAMKCVAKEMDCLIGNWLEEHKKKLSGDHEQDFIDVMLSSFPDKDKLIYGYDRDTVIKATVLTLIVGGSETTFLSLTWALSLLLNHPHELKKAQDELDVHVGKDRHVDESDIKNLVYLQAIVKETLRLYPPGPVLPRQAMEDCQLGGYHVPKGTRLLVNIWKLHRDPNIWSDPNEFRPKRFLTTHADLDFRAQQHEYIPFSAGRRPCPGIALATQVFHLALARVLHGFDAMNPLNTSVDMSEGASITLPKATPLEVLLTPRLPSKLYED, translated from the exons ATGGAGGATCTTCTTCTACAATCCCAATCAATTCTAGCCATTGTTGCCCTAATCTTCCTCTACCATCTATGGAGAGGAACAAGGTCCATAACTCATAAACCCCAAGCCCCTGAACCATCTGGTGCCTTACCCATTATAGGTCATCTCCATCTACTAATGGGTCAAGTTCCCCTGGCCCGAACACTCGGCGACATCGCCGACAAGTACGGCCAGGCCGTGACACTTCGTCTCGGCGTTCATAAAGCCCTTCTTATCAGTGGACGTGAGGTGATCAAAGAATGTTTCACCACTCATGACAAGATCTTAGCTACAAGACCAGCAGTAGCTGCAGGGAAGTACTTGGGCTATAACTATGCTGTCTTTGGATTTGCACCTCAAGGGCCCTACTGGCGTGAGCTTAAGAAGATAAGTTCTATTGAGCTTCTCTCCAAAACCCGGCTTGAAATGCTCAAACATGTAAGAACCAAAGAAGTAAACACATGCATCAAAGAGTTGTATTCTTATTGGGTACTCAAGAACAAAGATGGAGGTCCAGTTATTGTGGAGATGAATAAATGGTTTCGTCACCTTACTTTCAATACCATTACCAAACTTATTTCTGGGAAACGATTTTTTGGTACTGTAGATGTTGgtggagatgatgatgatgatgaagctaGAAGATTCGAGAAAGGTTTAGAAGAACTTGCAAGGTTAACTGTGATTTTTGTTGTATCAGATGCATTACCTTATCTTGAATGGATGGATTTGCAAGGACACCTGAAAGCTATGAAATGTGTTGCTAAGGAAATGGATTGTTTAATTGGGAATTGGTTGGAAGAACACAAGAAGAAACTATCAGGTGATCATGAACAAGACTTTATTGATGTGATGCTGTCAAGCTTTCCTGATAAGGATAAGTTAATTTATGGTTATGATCGTGATACTGTCATCAAGGCAACTGTACTG ACACTTATTGTAGGTGGCTCTGAAACCACATTCCTCTCCTTAACATGGGCGCTTTCCTTACTATTAAATCATCCTCACGAGTTAAAAAAGGCCCAAGATGAGTTGGATGTCCATGTTGGTAAAGACAGACACGTGGACGAGTCAGATATAAAGAACCTTGTGTACCTCCAAGCCATTGTCAAGGAAACATTACGCTTATACCCACCTGGACCAGTATTGCCACGTCAAGCCATGGAAGACTGCCAATTGGGTGGGTATCATGTTCCAAAAGGCACACGTTTACTAGTGAACATATGGAAGCTACACAGAGACCCTAACATATGGTCAGACCCTAATGAGTTTCGACCAAAGAGATTTCTCACAACCCATGCTGACTTAGACTTCAGGGCTCAGCAACACGAGTATATACCGTTTAGTGCCGGTAGACGGCCATGCCCTGGTATTGCCTTGGCCACACAAGTCTTCCACTTGGCCCTTGCTCGTGTTCTTCATGGGTTTGATGCGATGAACCCTTTGAATACATCGGTGGACATGAGTGAAGGTGCAAGCATCACCTTACCCAAAGCAACccctcttgaagttcttctcACGCCACGTCTTCCTTCTAAGTTGTATGAAGACTAG